DNA from Kitasatospora herbaricolor:
GACGAGGCGCGGGGGCGGGCGATGCGGGCCGCCATCAGCGCCATCGCGGAGAAGGGCACCGCGGCCGTGCGGATGTCGGACATCGCGGCGCGGGCCGGCATGAGCACCGGGCACATCCTCTACCACTTCGGCAGGAAGGACCGCCTCCTGCTCGAAGTCCTCGCCTGGAGCGAGGCGGACCTCGGCGCCCGGTTCCAGCAGGCCGCGGACGAGGCCGCGTCCCCCGCCGAGAAGCTGGCCCTGTTCGTCCGCTTCTACCTGCCCCGCCACCAGGGCGACGAACGCTACGCCCTGTGGACGCAGGTGCTGGCCCAGCGCCACGACGACGCCGGCCGGCACCTCCTCACCGCGTTGTCCGACGCCTGGGAGGAGCGCCTGGAAGCCATCCTCCGGGAGGGGCGGGCGCTGGGGCGGTTCGCCGATGTGGACCCTTCCGAGTTCGTCATCAGGGCCGTGGCCATGCTCAACGGGCTCTCCGGCGACGTGATGTTCGGACGCTCGCGCTGGCAGCACGCCTCCGCGCACGCGTTCGCCCTGTCCGCCCTCGAACGCGAACTGCGGCCGGCCGGCGTGGCCTGAGGAGACGTCCCGGGCAGGGTCCCGGTCGAAAACCGACGTGCCGTCATGTCAATTGCTGCGAGCCGGCCCTGGCGCGGCGCCACCCGACGGTAAGTCATCCGACTCAAACGAAGCGCCTTACCGACCGTCAGATGCCGGAGGCCGCGGAGGCCTGCCGAGGAGCACAGTGGCGGACAGCGGGGCGGGCGGCCGCCGGTGTGCAGTCACTCCGGGGCCGCGCCGTACCCGTTCCCTTCATGACATCCACAGGCCAGGAGTCCGTGTGAACCTCTCCCTGAAGCCATGGCGGACAGCCGTCGTGGCGTTGCTGACGGCCCTCTCCGTCCTCTTCCTCTCCGACTCCTCGGCCTTCGCCGTGCAGAACGGGGAGGGCGTCGTCTGGAGCGAGGAGGTCGAGAACAACGTCGCCGTCCAGACCGCCGGCGGCATGGTCGAGGCGCGCGACCCGAACAACGGGATCCTCGTCCAGACGTGGCGCGGCTACGACAACGTGATCTACCTGTCGGTCAACCACGGCCGGGTGACGCCGATGCCGGGGGCGACGACGTACGCCAACCCCGTGGTGGTGTGGCGGTGGTCGAGCGGCGACAACGCGGTCTTCCGGGTGTTCCACACCGGCACCAACGGATTCGTCTTCTACACGGACGTGTCGACCGTCGGCGTCAACCACCTCCCCAACATCCAGCCGTGGTGGAACCAGGTCCCCAACGGCGCGGCGACGCCGAACACCTTCCCCGTGACGGCCGCGGCGCTGCCGAACAACAGCATCTACCTGGCCTTCCGAGGCTCCAGCAGCACCGAGATCTGGGGCCAGTTCTTCAGCGGGACGAGCAACCAGTGGAGCAACCCCGCGCGCGTGACCGATGCGCGGAGCGACTCCGCCCCCGCGCTGGCCTTCAGCCGCAGCACCAACATCACCGTCCTCGCCTGGCGCGGCACGGACAGCCAGATGAACCTCGTCCGCCAGTCCTGGGGCGAGAGCTGGTGGTGGGGCCACGACGTCCTGCCCGGGGTCGCGGCGGACGGGCAGCCCGCCGTGGCGATGGCGGACGGTTCGCACGGGCAGCTCGCCACCCGCCGGCTGGGGAGCCATCAGATCTCCCTCACGTCGGTCTTCTCGACCGGTGGATGGCAGGGCTACTGGGACGCCGAGAACACCGGGCGGGTGGTCAGCGCCATCTCCCTCGTCGCCTACGCGACCACGGTCTACCTGCTGGCCCAGCAGTACAACGGCGTGGTCAGCTGGAAGCCGTCGCGGCAGTTCTGACCTCCGCCAGGAGGACGGAGCCGTCGCGGCCCGGGACGCCGCCTGCGGGCGTCGCCCCGGGCGCGGCCGCCCCGACGGCCGAAGCCGGCCCGCAGTTCACCGTCAGGCTGCCCCGACCCGACCCCACCCGACCCGACCCGATCCGATCCGACCCGGGCCCCGCTCCCGGTGGCCGGGAGTCGTCGCCGGGGCAGGAAATGAGGCCGCAGCCCCGCCCTCGGCACGGCGGTGCGCCGGGAACCGTATGATCGGTCAATGTCTGACACGACGGAAACCACGCCCGGCTGGCTTGCTCCCGAGGAACTGGAGAGCACCCGGGCCAGGATGCCGATCCTGTACGTCGAGGCCGTGCCGGTCCGCGTCGACGAGGCAGGCGAGGTCACCCGGGTCGGGCTCCTGCTGCGGATGGCTCCGGACGGGACGGTCAGCCGGACGCTGGTCTCCGGCCGGGTGCTGCACCACGAGCGGATCCGGGACGCACTGCTGCGGCACCTGGAGAAGGACCTCGGCCCGGTGGCGCTGCCGCGGGTCCCGGCCTCGCTCCAGCCGTTCACGGTCGCCGAGTACTTCCCGACCCCGGGCGTCACCGAGTTCCACGACCCCCGCCAGCACGCGGTGTCCCTGGCCTACATCATCCCGGTGGCCGGCGACTGCCGGCCGCGGCAGGACGCCCTCGACCTGGTCTGGTTCAGCCCCGAGGAAGCCGCGTCGCCCGTGGTCCAGCAGGAGATGCCCGGCGGACAGGGCGTCCTGCTCAAGCGTGCCCTCGCGCATGTGGGCTGCCTGACCTGACCCGGTCGGGCCCCGTCCGCGGGCAGCCGTCGGCGGGGGCACCGCGGCTGCCTGCTTCGCCGGCCGCCGCCGGGCCGACCGAGAAGGACGGCCGCGACCGCTTCGCACTCGGGGCCGGGTCCACTCCCCGGGCAAGGTGGGCCGTTCGGGTGAGGTTCGAGCCGGGAGCACGAGTCCCGGGCGCAGCTCCCGGTTCGCGGTGGTTGAGTCGCCTGCATGAGCAAGAGTGACCTCGGGGACCTGTTCGGCAACCGCTTCCTGACCGTGCCCGCACCTTCGGAGACCTTTCCGGAGAAGGGAATGACCGCGACGGACGCCATGCGGCTGGTGGACGAGGACCTCGTCATGGAGGGCGACCCGCAGCGCAACCTCGCCACGTTCGTGACCACGTGGATGGAGCCGGAGGCGCAGCGGATCATCGCCGAGAACCTCCACCGGAACTTCATCGATCACGCCGAGTACCCGATCTCCGCGGAGATCGAGCAGCGCTGTGTCCGGATGCTCGCCGATCTCTTCCACGCGCCGGGCAGGACCACCGGGTGCCGGACGCAGGGCTCGTCCGAGGCGATCATGCTCGGCGCGCTCTCGCTGAAGTGGAAGTGGCGGGAGCGTCGCAAGGCGGCGAACCTGTCGGTCGAGCGGCCGAACCTGGTGTTCGGCGGTGACGTCCATGTCGTCTGGGAGAAGTTCTGCCGGTACTTCGACGTCGAGCCGCGCATCGTGCCGCTCGCCGAGAACAAGTACACGATCGGCCCCGAGGACGTGGAGCCCCATCTCGACGAGAACACCATCGGCGTGGTCGCCGTCGTCGGCACCACGTTCACCGGCCACATGGACGACGTCGTCGGGATCGACAAGCTCCTGCGGGGAGTCCGCAAGGAGCGGGACCTCGACATCCCGATCCACGTCGACGGTGCCAGCGGCGGCTTCGTGTGGCCCTTCCTCTACCCGGACTCGAAGTGGGACTTCCGGCTGGAGCAGGTCCGGTCGATCAACGTCTCGGGACACAAGTACGGCCTGGTCTACCCCGGCATCGGCTGGCTGGTCTTCCGTGAGGAGTCGGACCTGGCCCAGGACCTCGTGTTCTACGAGAACTATCTGGGAAAGACCGACGCGACGTTCACGCTGAACTTCTCGACCGGTGCGTCGATGGTGCTCGCGCAGTACTACAACTTCGTCCGGCTGGGTCGCGAGGGCTACACCTACGTCATGGAGACGATGCAGACGAACGCCCGCGCACTGGCGGACAATCTGCGTGACAGCGGCCGCTTCGAGGTGATCGGCAGCGGTCTTGAGCAGTTGCCGCTGGTCGCCTTCCGCCTTTCCGGCAAGCACGCCTACGACGAGTCCGACATCGCCTGGCAGCTCTCGGCCGAGCGTGGCTGGATGGTGCCGGCCTACACGCTCCCGCCCAACGCGGAGCGGGTGAAGATCCTGCGGGCCCTGGTCAAGGAGACCCTGAGCCGAGGCCAGATCGACCGGCTGACGCAGGACATCGCCGATGCGTGTGCCACCTTGGACCGCAAGGGGGCGGCCCACGCCGTCGAGCGGGCCCAGGTCAAACGCGGCACCGGCTACTGACCGGGGCGAGTCGCCCTTCTCCCACCTGGCACGCCGGACGGTGGGCACACCGTAGCCATTGCGGATTGGACGCTGATGGACCGCTATCCTCCGATCGCCGATCACGGCCTGGTGGGTGACCTGCAGACCGCCGCCCTGGTGTCCTCGCAGGGCGTGGTGAACTGGTTCTGCTCGCCGAGGTTCGATTCGCCGAGCGTCTTCGGCTCGCTGCTCGATCACGATCGCGGCGGGCACTTCCGGCTCGCGCCGGAGCACTCGGACATGTCGTGCAAGCAGCTCTACTACCCGGACACCGGCGTGCTGGTGACCCGGTTCATGTCGCCGGACGGCGTCGGCGAGGTCGTCGACTGGATGCCGGCGAACACGAACCGCACCCCGACCGACCGCCACAGCCTGATGCGGGTGATCCGGGCGGTGCGCGGCACCGTGCGCTTCGTTCTGGAGTGCCGGCCCCGCTTCGACTACGGCCGGGCCGGGCACGAGCTGGGGCTGAACGGGCAGGACGCGGTCTTCCGCGGGCCCGGGATCACCGGGCACCTCCAGGCCAGCTTCCCGCTGGAGCGGGACGGGCAGGACGTCCGCGGCGCCGTCACCCTGAGCATCGGGGAGTCCGCCGCCGCCGTCTTCACCACCTGCGCTGCCGACGGCGCGCCGCCGCCCCCGCTCAGCGTGGAGGACATCACGGCGAAGCTCTGGGGCGAGGTGGACTTCTGGCAGAACTGGCTGCACACCTCCCGCTACCGGGGCCGCTGGGCCGAGATGGTGAACCGTTCGGCCATCACGCTGAAGCTCCTCACCTACCACCCCTCGGGTGCCCCGGTCGCCGCGGCCACGATGGGCCTGCCCGAGCAGGTGGGGGGTGAGCGCAACTGGGACTACCGCTACTCGTGGATCCGGGACGGCTCGCTCTCCGTCCGGGCGCTGCTGGACCTCGGGTTCGTCGAGGAGGCGACCTCGTTCACGAAGTGGCTGGGCGACCGGATGCGCGACCGGGCCGACCTGCCCGGTGAGCGGTTGCAGATCATGTACCGGGTCGACGGCGACCCGCACCTCACCGAGGAGATCCTGGACCACTGGGAGGGCTACCGGGGCTCGCGTCCGGTACGGGCCGGAAACGCCGCCGCCGACCAGCTCCAGCTGGACATCTACGGCGAGGCGCTCTACGCGATGGCCGAGGGCCTGGACGTCGGCACCGAGCTGGGCTACCACGGCTGGAAGGGCCTGGCCCGGACCCTCGACTGGCTCTGCGACAACTGGGACCGCCCGGACGAGGGCATCTGGGAGACCCGCGGCGGGCGCAACGACTTCACCTACAGCCGGGTGATGTGCTGGGTCGCCTTCGACCGGGGCATGCGCCTGGCGATCGAACTCAGCCGGCCCGCCGACATCCCGCGCTGGCGCGTCGCCCGGGACAGCATCCTCGAACAGGTGATGAACAAGGGCTGGAGCCGGACCGAGCAGGCCCTGGTGCAGCACTACGGCGGCGATGTCCTGGACGCCTCGCTGCTGCTCGTCCCCCGGGTGGGGTTCCTCGCCGCGAGGAGCCCCGGGTGGCTCTCCACGCTGGACGCCATGGAGCGCAAGCTCGTCTCGGACAGTCTCGTGTACCGCTACGACCCGGCGGCCTCCCCGGACGGGCTGCGCGGCTCGGAGGGCACGTTCAGCCTCTGCACCTACCTCTACGTCGACGCCCTGGCCCGGGCGGGGCGGGTCCGCCCGGCCCGGTACACCTTCGAGAAGATGCACACCTACGCCAACCACGTGGGGCTGTTCGCCGAGGAGATCGGCCCCAGCGGCGAGCAGCTCGGGAACTTCCCGCAGGCGTTCACCCACCTGTCGCTCATCATGGCGGCGTCGACCCTGGACGAGGCCCTCGACAAGCTGCGCGCGCGGTCCTGAGCCGAGGTCGACCGGTTCGCCGCGCAGGCGCAGCCGTTCTGCGGTCACGGCTGCGACGGCGTGCACGGGCGCGGGCGACCTCCGGTGCCCACCGCGTGCCCTGCACGCCGCGGGCGGGTGCCGGCGCAGCGGCGGCGCCGGGCGCGTGACACCAACGGCTCATGACGCCTTGCACCTCGGCGGGCGAGCGGCCTCTGATGGAACCATGCAGTCATCTCCTCCGAACTCCCCGACACAGGTGCCACCGCTGGAGCGTTCGCACTGGGTGGCCTTCGCCGGAATCCTCCTGATGCTGAGCGGACTGTTCGACATCATCAACGGGTTCGTCGCGATCCTCGACCACGGCTACTACGAGACGACCGCCAACCACGGCAATCGTCTGCTGATCTTCAACTACACCGCGTGGGGCTGGATCTGGGTGGTCGTGGGCATCGCTCAGGTGCTGGCCAGCCTGGGTGTGCTGCTGGGCGTCAGAGCGGCCCGGATCACCGGCATCGTGCTGGCCTCCTTCTGCCTGGTGGGCCAGATGATGTTCATCTCGGCCTTCCCCTACTGGTCGCTGTTCACGATGCTCATGTCCGTGCTGGTGATCTACGGGCTGCTGGCCGAGCCGCACCATGTCGAGGGTCTACGGGTCTGACCGGGGCCCCGCGGGGGGATTTCCCGGTCCCCGTGGGGCCGCTCCCGGCGGTCACTCGGTGTCTTCGCCGGTGGGGCCTCGCCCGGGGCGTCGCGACCCCCGGGCGAGGCTCGTCGCGCGTTCGGCCGTCGGTGGCAGCGTGTCCCCCGGACGGGGGGCCCTGCCGGGCCGACGTCGCGGGGCGCGGCCTCAGTGGCCGGG
Protein-coding regions in this window:
- a CDS encoding TetR/AcrR family transcriptional regulator gives rise to the protein MRAAISAIAEKGTAAVRMSDIAARAGMSTGHILYHFGRKDRLLLEVLAWSEADLGARFQQAADEAASPAEKLALFVRFYLPRHQGDERYALWTQVLAQRHDDAGRHLLTALSDAWEERLEAILREGRALGRFADVDPSEFVIRAVAMLNGLSGDVMFGRSRWQHASAHAFALSALERELRPAGVA
- a CDS encoding NUDIX hydrolase family protein, whose protein sequence is MSDTTETTPGWLAPEELESTRARMPILYVEAVPVRVDEAGEVTRVGLLLRMAPDGTVSRTLVSGRVLHHERIRDALLRHLEKDLGPVALPRVPASLQPFTVAEYFPTPGVTEFHDPRQHAVSLAYIIPVAGDCRPRQDALDLVWFSPEEAASPVVQQEMPGGQGVLLKRALAHVGCLT
- a CDS encoding glutamate decarboxylase, coding for MSKSDLGDLFGNRFLTVPAPSETFPEKGMTATDAMRLVDEDLVMEGDPQRNLATFVTTWMEPEAQRIIAENLHRNFIDHAEYPISAEIEQRCVRMLADLFHAPGRTTGCRTQGSSEAIMLGALSLKWKWRERRKAANLSVERPNLVFGGDVHVVWEKFCRYFDVEPRIVPLAENKYTIGPEDVEPHLDENTIGVVAVVGTTFTGHMDDVVGIDKLLRGVRKERDLDIPIHVDGASGGFVWPFLYPDSKWDFRLEQVRSINVSGHKYGLVYPGIGWLVFREESDLAQDLVFYENYLGKTDATFTLNFSTGASMVLAQYYNFVRLGREGYTYVMETMQTNARALADNLRDSGRFEVIGSGLEQLPLVAFRLSGKHAYDESDIAWQLSAERGWMVPAYTLPPNAERVKILRALVKETLSRGQIDRLTQDIADACATLDRKGAAHAVERAQVKRGTGY
- a CDS encoding glycoside hydrolase family 15 protein produces the protein MDRYPPIADHGLVGDLQTAALVSSQGVVNWFCSPRFDSPSVFGSLLDHDRGGHFRLAPEHSDMSCKQLYYPDTGVLVTRFMSPDGVGEVVDWMPANTNRTPTDRHSLMRVIRAVRGTVRFVLECRPRFDYGRAGHELGLNGQDAVFRGPGITGHLQASFPLERDGQDVRGAVTLSIGESAAAVFTTCAADGAPPPPLSVEDITAKLWGEVDFWQNWLHTSRYRGRWAEMVNRSAITLKLLTYHPSGAPVAAATMGLPEQVGGERNWDYRYSWIRDGSLSVRALLDLGFVEEATSFTKWLGDRMRDRADLPGERLQIMYRVDGDPHLTEEILDHWEGYRGSRPVRAGNAAADQLQLDIYGEALYAMAEGLDVGTELGYHGWKGLARTLDWLCDNWDRPDEGIWETRGGRNDFTYSRVMCWVAFDRGMRLAIELSRPADIPRWRVARDSILEQVMNKGWSRTEQALVQHYGGDVLDASLLLVPRVGFLAARSPGWLSTLDAMERKLVSDSLVYRYDPAASPDGLRGSEGTFSLCTYLYVDALARAGRVRPARYTFEKMHTYANHVGLFAEEIGPSGEQLGNFPQAFTHLSLIMAASTLDEALDKLRARS
- a CDS encoding DUF7144 family membrane protein; translated protein: MQSSPPNSPTQVPPLERSHWVAFAGILLMLSGLFDIINGFVAILDHGYYETTANHGNRLLIFNYTAWGWIWVVVGIAQVLASLGVLLGVRAARITGIVLASFCLVGQMMFISAFPYWSLFTMLMSVLVIYGLLAEPHHVEGLRV